CGTCCATGACGTAGAACGGGCTGGGCCGCGCCTTGAAGATGGACACGAGCATCGCGACCGCCGTGAGCGACCTTTCGCCTCCCGACAACAGCGACAAGCGCTTGACCTTCTTGCCTGCGGGGCGGGCCTCGACCTCGATGCCGGTCTCCAGCATGTTCTTGGGGTCGGTCAGCACGAGCCTGCCTTCGCCACCAGGGAACAGGCGCGGGAAGATGCGTTCGAACTGCTCCGCAGTGTCCGCGAAGGCCTCCGCGAAGATCTTCTCGACGCGCTGGTCGATCTCCTTCACGATGTCCAAGAGGTCGTCGCGAGACGACTTGATGTCCGACACCTGGTCCTGAAGGAACTTGTGGCGCTCCTCAAGCGCGGCGAACTCCTCGAGCGCGAGCGGATTGACCCTGCCCAACTGGCCCATGGCTCTCTGGGCGGTGCGCAGCCGTTTCTCGACGGCCTCCCTCACGAAGGGCTCGAACTGTTCCTCGCCGTGTTCACCAAGCATCGGCACATCGTGTTGAGGGCCAAACTCCTCGACGAGTTGTTCGGGGTCGAGCCCCAGCTCGTCAACGGCACGCATCTGAAGCTGTTCCAGTCGGACCTGCTGCTGAGCTCGCGCCACTTCGTCGCGGTGTGACTCGTCGGTCAGTCGCGCATACTCCCCTGCCAGCTGGTCCACTTGGACACGCACCTCAGTGAGCGCAGACGTGCGTTCCGCACGACTCGCCTCGACCTGCGCCCGCGCGTCATCGGCCCTCGCGACTGCCGAGTCGATGTGCGGCATCGTCGCAAGCACCCCGGCGATGACCTCGCGGGCGGCAAGAGACTGACGCTCGCGGCGCTGAGCCGCCTCCTCTGCCCTCGCTCGCGCATCCCGTTCTGCCGTGACCGTCCGTTCGAGGCTCTCCGCGCGTGCGGCGAGCGCGCGCGACCGCTCCTCTCCTGTGCGCAGAGCGAGGCGAGCCTCCGTCTCCTTGGCCCGCGCCTGCTGGGCCGCCACGGCGTCGGCGTCGCGTTGGCGCTGCGCGTCGGCCGTGTCGGCTTCCGTCTGCTCCGGCTCCGCTTGCGCGGCGCCCAGCCTTTGCACCAGGCCCTCGAGGTCTTCTTCGTCGCTCGCGATACGCGCACTCGCTTGCTCCACTTGGGAAGCGAGTCTCTCAGCGTCGGCCCTGGCCGATCGCGCAGTAGCCGACAGGTGCCCAAGTTGTTCGGCGACGGCGGACATGCGGGCGTCTGACTCATTGAGCCGCGCAAGCGTCGCGTCGTGGTCCTCGCGTGCCTGCTCCTCAGTCTGTTCGGCCGCGCGCTGCTCGAAAAGTGCGCTCTCGATGAGGCGAGCGGCGTCATCGCGATGCGCGACGGCATCGTCGTAAGCGGCCTGGAGGTGCATGATGCTCGGCGCGTCGCCTGCGCCCCCAGAAGCATTGCGTGAGCCGAGCAGGTCGCCACGCCTCGTCACCGCCACCACGTCGGGGTGATCGTTGACGAGCGATCGGGCGGATGCGAGATCGTCAACCACCGCGACGCCGGCGACAAACGACCTCACCGTCGCGGCAAAAGCGTCGGAGCCGGAAATCAGCTCGGAAGCCCACTGCGCTCCGTCAGGTAGCGCAAGAGGCGGGTTGACCGCCGTGGCGCTTGGATCGGCCACGACAAAGCGTGCGCGGCCGGCATCCTCGTCCCTGAGCCAGCGGATCGCGTCGACGGCATCTCCGACGGAGTCGACAGCCGCGGCCTCTGCGAGAGGCCCAAGGGCAGCGGCGATGGCGTCTTCCGCGCCATCGGTCACCTCGATCAGCGACGCCACCGTGCCTCGCACCGACCGCACTCCCGCGGCGAGAAGCTCTCCCACTCCGTCCTTGCGCGCGAGTGACAGGTTGAGCGCCTCGACCTTTGCCGACCACGTGTCCCGCTGGCGTTCGGCGTCCCTCAGGCGCTGCTTGACGTCTTCGAGTTTCTCCTTCGCGGCGTCCCACGCCTCCACGGCCGCCTCGTGGGCGGAGTCGAGGTCTTCTTCTCCGCGCTCGACGTCGGCCACCGTTGTCTCGAGGCGCTGGAACTCCGTGTTGGCCTCATGCGCGCGCTTGTCCGCCTGGGCCTGCGCCTCGCGCAGGCGGCCGATCTCGGCCTCCATCGCCTCAATGCGAGAACGCCTGGCAGCCACGTCACCCGCCAACCGCGCAACGCCTTCACGGCGGTCAGCGACGGAGCGGAGCAGATTCGCCAAGTGCTTCTCGCTTGACTCCGCGGTGCGCTCGGCCTCCGCTCGCACCGCCTCTGCCTGCTCGAGCGCCACCGCCGCCTCGCGCACCTCTGCATCGAGCTCCTCACGAGCCACGTGAGCGCGCTCAAGCTGCTCGGCCAGATCGACCAGGTCGGTCGGGGGAGTCGAATCGATCGACGAACCGAGCATCCTCACGCGTTCCTCGGCGAGAGCCCCGAGATTGCGCAAGCGCTCGCGAATCGATGACAAGCGGTAGTACGTGTCGTTGGCGCGAGTGAGCGCAGGCGTTGCCTCCGCCGACGCACGTTCAAGTTCCGCCAATGCGCCGCGGTGCTCCGCGAGGGCCTTCTCCACCTGAGCGCGCCGTTCGAGAAGCGCCGATTCGTCCGCACGCTCCTCCGCGATCGCCGACGCGAGCGTGGCGATGTCGTCGGCGAGGAGTCTCGCGGTGGAGTCGCGCACTTGGGACTGAATCGACTGTGCTTGGCGAGCCACCTCCGCCTGCTTGCCCAACGGGCCTAGCTGGCGGCGAATCTCGGCGGTGAGGTCCTGCACGCGCGTGAGGTTTCCCTGCATCGCGTCGAGTTTGCGCAGCGCCTTGTCCTTGCGCCGCCTGTGCTTCAGAATCCCCGCGGCCTCTTCAATGAAGTGCCT
The Demequina sp. TMPB413 DNA segment above includes these coding regions:
- the smc gene encoding chromosome segregation protein SMC, whose amino-acid sequence is MHLKTLTLRGFKSFASATTLEFETGITCVVGPNGSGKSNVVDALAWVMGEQGAKTLRGGNMADVIFAGTSGRPPLGRAEVSLTIDNTDGALPIEYSEVTITRTLFRSGGSEYAINGSSCRLLDIQDLLSDSGLGREMHVIVGQGQLDAVLRATPEERRHFIEEAAGILKHRRRKDKALRKLDAMQGNLTRVQDLTAEIRRQLGPLGKQAEVARQAQSIQSQVRDSTARLLADDIATLASAIAEERADESALLERRAQVEKALAEHRGALAELERASAEATPALTRANDTYYRLSSIRERLRNLGALAEERVRMLGSSIDSTPPTDLVDLAEQLERAHVAREELDAEVREAAVALEQAEAVRAEAERTAESSEKHLANLLRSVADRREGVARLAGDVAARRSRIEAMEAEIGRLREAQAQADKRAHEANTEFQRLETTVADVERGEEDLDSAHEAAVEAWDAAKEKLEDVKQRLRDAERQRDTWSAKVEALNLSLARKDGVGELLAAGVRSVRGTVASLIEVTDGAEDAIAAALGPLAEAAAVDSVGDAVDAIRWLRDEDAGRARFVVADPSATAVNPPLALPDGAQWASELISGSDAFAATVRSFVAGVAVVDDLASARSLVNDHPDVVAVTRRGDLLGSRNASGGAGDAPSIMHLQAAYDDAVAHRDDAARLIESALFEQRAAEQTEEQAREDHDATLARLNESDARMSAVAEQLGHLSATARSARADAERLASQVEQASARIASDEEDLEGLVQRLGAAQAEPEQTEADTADAQRQRDADAVAAQQARAKETEARLALRTGEERSRALAARAESLERTVTAERDARARAEEAAQRRERQSLAAREVIAGVLATMPHIDSAVARADDARAQVEASRAERTSALTEVRVQVDQLAGEYARLTDESHRDEVARAQQQVRLEQLQMRAVDELGLDPEQLVEEFGPQHDVPMLGEHGEEQFEPFVREAVEKRLRTAQRAMGQLGRVNPLALEEFAALEERHKFLQDQVSDIKSSRDDLLDIVKEIDQRVEKIFAEAFADTAEQFERIFPRLFPGGEGRLVLTDPKNMLETGIEVEARPAGKKVKRLSLLSGGERSLTAVAMLVSIFKARPSPFYVMDEVEAALDDANLGRLLEIFTELRDDSQLIVITHQKRTMEVADALYGVTMRGDGVTTVVSQRMGEHL